Proteins from one Hydrogenivirga caldilitoris genomic window:
- a CDS encoding pirin family protein yields the protein MRIYPAIKVTDGAGVKLRRYIGTSYLRELDPFLLLDEFKSSDPEDYTAGFPEHPHRGFQTLTYMIRGRFKHRDSTGAEGVLEDGWLQWMNAGRGVIHSEMPLMKEGLLWGFQLWLNNPKEKKLSEPFYFNFRAREIVRAEGIRVLDLVGEPYRERGFYPLTYLHVELEEGKEYAIELPPENNTFIALSEGRLYLKGTEVKPESVAVFKGGVEVIALEKSVFLLGSAKPLGEPIARYGPFVMNTPEEIEEAIRDYREGLFSSR from the coding sequence GGAGCTGGATCCCTTCCTCCTTCTTGACGAGTTCAAGAGCTCCGACCCTGAGGATTACACCGCGGGATTTCCGGAACACCCCCACAGGGGCTTCCAGACGCTCACCTACATGATAAGGGGAAGGTTCAAACACAGAGACAGCACGGGAGCTGAGGGTGTCCTTGAGGACGGGTGGCTCCAGTGGATGAACGCAGGCAGGGGAGTTATACACTCGGAGATGCCCCTTATGAAGGAGGGTCTCCTGTGGGGATTCCAGCTCTGGCTTAACAACCCAAAAGAGAAGAAGCTCTCCGAACCCTTTTACTTTAACTTCAGAGCGAGAGAGATTGTCAGAGCTGAAGGCATCAGGGTTCTTGACCTCGTTGGAGAGCCTTACAGGGAGAGGGGTTTTTATCCCCTTACCTACCTCCACGTTGAGCTGGAGGAAGGGAAAGAGTACGCGATAGAACTCCCCCCTGAGAACAACACCTTCATAGCCCTTTCGGAGGGGAGGCTTTACCTGAAGGGAACGGAAGTTAAACCGGAGAGCGTAGCCGTCTTCAAGGGAGGTGTTGAGGTAATAGCTCTGGAAAAATCGGTCTTCTTACTTGGAAGTGCCAAACCTCTGGGAGAACCCATAGCCAGATACGGACCTTTTGTGATGAACACACCAGAGGAGATAGAAGAGGCGATAAGGGATTACAGGGAGGGACTGTTCAGCAGTAGGTAA